In Brevibacillus brevis, a genomic segment contains:
- a CDS encoding Ger(x)C family spore germination protein, producing MKRAALLCMIMVCLLIGSGCWDRREVNDVAIVIAMAIDKEKGGLYRLSVQVPLVSHLGGPTGGGGGTGGDKSYYVDSAVGQTIRDAHNIIQSRMSRHLYYAHHRVVVIGEQLAKEGFGEVLDIISRFPENRLTAYIVMTRGKAFRLLQAQPQFERFSGDAIRELVKAVTIPITIKDISQMLNTPGVDAFLPIFEPVDTKPKGKSKEIEATGIATFRNDKLVATYSNEEIKGLRWFQRSFAPYTTVVNLDGKQKLSIDIYKGKAHIYPVLRNGAIHFQVKVYGTAIVVENLTTYNLSKKEVVTVIESKLEKEVTDNIKRIFDQIKKTRSDSIGLGIDLARKYPREWKATYRDRWNEVISKITYKIDCKVQISNVGQTTTNITKEEPQ from the coding sequence GTGAAACGAGCAGCGCTGCTTTGCATGATCATGGTCTGCTTGCTGATCGGAAGTGGTTGCTGGGACCGGCGCGAGGTAAACGACGTGGCCATCGTCATTGCCATGGCCATCGACAAGGAGAAAGGCGGGTTGTATCGATTATCGGTGCAGGTGCCTCTCGTCAGCCACCTCGGGGGACCGACAGGCGGTGGCGGGGGAACCGGCGGTGACAAAAGCTACTACGTCGATTCCGCAGTAGGTCAGACCATTCGGGATGCTCATAACATCATCCAGTCCCGTATGTCGAGGCATCTGTACTATGCCCACCATCGCGTCGTCGTGATCGGGGAGCAATTGGCGAAAGAAGGTTTTGGCGAGGTGCTGGATATTATCTCACGGTTCCCGGAGAATCGTCTGACAGCTTATATTGTCATGACAAGAGGGAAGGCGTTCCGGCTTTTGCAAGCACAACCGCAGTTCGAGCGCTTTTCGGGGGATGCGATCCGCGAGCTTGTTAAAGCGGTTACGATCCCGATCACGATCAAGGATATTTCCCAGATGCTGAACACACCAGGGGTGGATGCCTTCCTGCCCATATTTGAACCCGTCGATACAAAGCCAAAGGGAAAGTCCAAGGAAATCGAGGCGACAGGCATCGCGACCTTTCGGAACGACAAGCTAGTCGCTACGTATTCGAACGAGGAAATCAAAGGGCTGCGCTGGTTCCAGCGTTCGTTTGCACCGTATACGACTGTCGTGAATCTGGATGGCAAGCAAAAGCTGAGCATTGATATCTATAAAGGAAAGGCCCACATTTATCCGGTACTCCGAAATGGAGCCATTCATTTTCAAGTAAAAGTGTATGGCACGGCGATCGTGGTGGAAAACCTGACCACCTACAACTTATCGAAAAAAGAAGTAGTTACGGTGATCGAGTCCAAGCTGGAGAAAGAAGTGACGGACAATATCAAAAGGATATTCGATCAGATCAAAAAGACGCGATCCGACTCGATCGGTCTGGGAATAGACCTCGCTCGCAAATACCCGCGAGAGTGGAAGGCCACGTATCGGGATAGATGGAATGAAGTGATATCGAAAATAACGTACAAAATCGATTGCAAAGTCCAAATCTCCAATGTCGGACAGACGACAACGAATATTACGAAGGAAGAGCCGCAATGA
- a CDS encoding spore germination protein has translation MKFPGKKKDKIQELIDTVDACSLVELEGVPLFEKLSDNATFLQHLFSDCSDFVIREFKQKNSVHAIAVFVDGLINTSEVNQALKALMVLEDGDENIQVIEEALLPISQVTRVKDYKKLLQAVLSGDTGILVDGNSEALTLGIRGAEMRSVNEPEGEAVIRGPREGFIENIRTNTSMLRRKLKTPRLKMKSLVIGRETNTNVVVSYLEGIADPSLVEEVSQRIGKIDIDSVLESGYIEELIQDSILSPFPQVMYSERPDTIAGALLEGRVAIFVDGTPMVLIVPATFWMMMQANEDYYERFQMSTLVRWLRYLFLLVSLLTPGIYVAITTFHQQMIPTTLFLSIAAARASIPFPAIVEALLMEVAFEALREAGIRLPKTVGQAVSILGALVVGQAAVQAGIVSAPMVIVVSITGIASFTIPHFNAAIALRMLRFPIMIAASILGIYGILVLLLIIIGHMANLRSFGVPYLAPVAPLSAGDLKDILLRSPWAALNKRPSFMGVQNARRMDVGFSKQLVRDEGQKGVPGNNSQPDEEGRS, from the coding sequence ATGAAGTTTCCAGGAAAGAAAAAGGACAAAATTCAAGAGCTGATCGACACGGTTGACGCCTGCAGCTTGGTCGAGCTGGAAGGCGTTCCGTTATTCGAAAAGTTGAGCGACAACGCTACTTTCTTGCAGCATCTGTTTTCGGATTGCTCGGATTTCGTCATCCGCGAGTTCAAGCAAAAGAACAGCGTGCACGCCATCGCGGTGTTCGTGGATGGACTCATCAACACCTCGGAAGTGAACCAGGCCTTGAAAGCCTTGATGGTGCTGGAGGACGGGGACGAAAACATCCAGGTGATCGAAGAAGCGCTGCTTCCGATCTCGCAAGTCACGCGGGTAAAAGATTATAAAAAGCTTCTGCAGGCTGTGCTCTCCGGTGACACGGGGATTTTGGTGGACGGCAATTCGGAGGCGCTCACTCTCGGCATCCGCGGTGCGGAGATGCGCTCCGTCAACGAACCGGAAGGCGAGGCCGTCATTCGCGGTCCGCGGGAAGGCTTTATTGAAAACATCCGCACGAATACCTCCATGCTGCGGCGCAAGCTCAAGACGCCTCGGCTGAAAATGAAATCGCTTGTCATCGGCCGGGAGACCAACACGAACGTTGTTGTATCGTATCTGGAAGGAATCGCGGACCCTAGCCTCGTGGAGGAAGTATCGCAACGGATCGGCAAGATTGACATCGATTCCGTCCTGGAAAGTGGATATATCGAGGAACTGATTCAGGACAGCATCCTTTCGCCTTTTCCGCAAGTCATGTACTCCGAGCGGCCCGATACAATCGCAGGGGCCTTGCTGGAAGGGCGAGTCGCCATCTTTGTAGACGGGACCCCGATGGTGCTGATCGTCCCTGCCACCTTTTGGATGATGATGCAAGCGAACGAAGACTACTACGAGCGATTTCAAATGTCGACGCTCGTTCGGTGGCTACGTTACTTGTTCCTCCTCGTCTCGCTTTTGACGCCGGGAATCTACGTCGCAATTACCACCTTTCATCAACAGATGATACCGACGACACTTTTTCTCAGCATTGCCGCCGCCCGTGCATCCATCCCGTTCCCGGCGATCGTCGAGGCGCTTCTCATGGAGGTGGCCTTTGAAGCCTTGCGGGAGGCGGGAATTCGCCTGCCCAAGACGGTCGGCCAGGCGGTGAGCATCCTGGGCGCCCTGGTCGTAGGCCAGGCAGCCGTCCAGGCAGGAATTGTCTCCGCTCCGATGGTCATCGTCGTATCGATCACAGGGATCGCCTCCTTTACGATTCCGCATTTCAACGCGGCCATCGCCCTGCGCATGCTTCGCTTCCCCATCATGATTGCGGCCTCTATTTTGGGGATATACGGCATTCTCGTCCTCTTGCTCATCATCATCGGGCATATGGCTAATTTGCGTTCGTTCGGGGTGCCATACCTCGCGCCTGTCGCTCCGCTGTCCGCGGGCGACTTGAAGGATATTTTGCTCCGCTCGCCCTGGGCGGCTTTAAACAAACGCCCCAGCTTTATGGGCGTTCAAAACGCCAGACGGATGGATGTGGGCTTTAGCAAACAACTCGTAAGAGACGAAGGACAAAAGGGGGTACCTGGGAACAATAGCCAGCCTGACGAGGAGGGGAGATCGTGA
- the ligD gene encoding non-homologous end-joining DNA ligase, whose translation MTITNPYKPLWPEANVTKLDYIRYLLQVAPYLLAYAKNRLLTVIRYPHGIHDKHFFQKNTPEYAPSWIRTSVWENTRYVLCNDQATLIWMANQASLEWHVSFHLAHNEIPTELVFDLDPSTDDFSVVIKTALLLKQLLDELHLPSFVKTSGASGLQIYIPIEQRYTFEQTREVGQFIASYLVRKHPEMLTIERLIKNRGTKLYIDYLQHWRGKTLPAPYSTRARTQATVSTPLRWDEVPSIHPTDFTVHNVPERLQQLGDLFASVSSPTHPASLDSILTFLHRV comes from the coding sequence ATGACGATCACCAATCCGTACAAGCCGTTGTGGCCGGAAGCGAACGTGACCAAGCTGGACTATATCCGCTACTTGCTTCAGGTCGCGCCGTATCTGCTTGCCTATGCGAAGAACCGGCTGCTGACTGTCATCCGCTATCCGCACGGGATTCACGACAAGCATTTTTTTCAAAAAAACACACCGGAGTACGCCCCGTCCTGGATTCGCACCAGCGTATGGGAAAACACGCGATACGTGCTGTGCAACGATCAGGCGACGCTCATTTGGATGGCGAATCAGGCGTCCTTGGAATGGCACGTCTCCTTTCATTTGGCCCATAACGAGATCCCGACCGAGCTCGTCTTCGACCTGGATCCGTCCACAGACGACTTTTCCGTCGTCATCAAGACTGCCCTGCTGCTTAAACAACTGCTCGACGAGCTACACCTCCCTTCCTTTGTGAAGACGTCGGGCGCAAGCGGATTGCAGATCTACATTCCTATCGAGCAGCGTTACACGTTTGAGCAGACAAGAGAGGTCGGGCAATTCATCGCCTCCTATCTGGTTCGCAAGCACCCCGAGATGCTGACGATCGAGAGGTTGATCAAAAATCGGGGAACAAAGCTGTACATCGACTACTTGCAGCACTGGCGAGGGAAGACGCTGCCTGCTCCCTACTCGACCCGTGCGAGAACACAGGCGACTGTCTCCACGCCCTTGCGCTGGGATGAAGTGCCCTCTATCCATCCGACCGACTTCACCGTTCACAATGTGCCCGAGCGGCTGCAGCAGCTGGGTGACCTGTTCGCATCCGTGTCTTCTCCTACCCATCCGGCCTCGCTGGATTCCATTCTCACGTTCTTGCACAGAGTGTAA
- the lgt gene encoding prolipoprotein diacylglyceryl transferase has translation MIDPVAIAVGPLKIHWYGIIMGLAFFIGTYLARYNSKRSGIDPDHILNMVVLIIPAAIIFARLYYVIFELDQYKTLMDVIAVWNGGLAIHGGLIGGVLAGTWYIRRHKLPFLRLGDVMMPSVILGQAIGRWGNFINQEAHGGPASAEFMAKFPAFIRDQMYIGGQYYHPTFLYESMWNLVVFAILMVMLYRFKKFDGQVLFSYMILYSVGRFFIEGMRTDSLLIADTLRVAQLVSLSLIALGIILLLVFARKSKQSRQSHNTME, from the coding sequence ATGATTGATCCCGTAGCGATTGCGGTCGGGCCCTTGAAAATTCACTGGTACGGTATTATTATGGGGCTCGCCTTTTTCATAGGCACTTATCTCGCCCGATACAATTCCAAACGTTCCGGCATAGACCCGGATCACATTCTGAATATGGTCGTCCTGATCATTCCTGCCGCGATTATTTTCGCGCGGCTCTACTACGTGATCTTCGAACTGGATCAATATAAAACCTTGATGGATGTGATCGCTGTATGGAATGGCGGCCTTGCCATTCACGGCGGGCTGATCGGCGGGGTGCTGGCCGGAACCTGGTACATCCGCAGACACAAGCTTCCGTTTTTGAGACTGGGCGATGTCATGATGCCCAGCGTGATTCTGGGCCAGGCGATCGGCCGTTGGGGCAACTTCATCAACCAGGAAGCCCATGGCGGTCCGGCCTCCGCAGAATTCATGGCTAAGTTTCCCGCATTCATTCGTGATCAGATGTACATCGGAGGACAGTACTACCACCCTACTTTCCTCTACGAGTCCATGTGGAATTTGGTCGTGTTCGCCATCCTGATGGTCATGCTGTATCGCTTCAAGAAATTCGACGGGCAAGTTTTGTTCAGCTATATGATCCTGTATTCCGTGGGTCGTTTCTTCATCGAGGGAATGCGCACGGACAGCCTGCTCATTGCAGATACGCTGCGGGTCGCTCAGCTCGTCAGCTTGAGCCTGATTGCACTGGGTATCATCCTGCTGCTCGTTTTCGCCCGGAAAAGCAAACAGTCGCGCCAGTCCCACAACACGATGGAATAA
- a CDS encoding inorganic phosphate transporter has product MPDLSPEVIILILVVIMALSFDFINGFHDTANAIATSVSTRALSPRTAIILASVFNLLGALTYTGVAKTIGGKITDPFQLQNGLLVVLAALTAAILWNLITWWFGIPSSSSHAIIGGVAGAAVGAAGFGSINMEGFIDIVKALIISPIVAFVIGFIVIRIVSRLVANTAYHRTNRSFRVLQVLSASWQSFSHGANDAQKTMGVITLALLSGGFLHQAPGEFTIPLWVKLSAALAMALGTSVGGWRIIKTMGGKIMKIKPISGFSADLSSALIITIFTMLKLPVSTTHVITSSILGVGASQKLNAVKWGLAGRIVVTWVITLPVTACLAAACYVVFDVFL; this is encoded by the coding sequence ATGCCTGATCTTTCGCCAGAGGTGATTATTCTCATACTCGTCGTCATCATGGCGCTAAGCTTTGATTTTATCAACGGTTTTCACGATACCGCCAACGCGATTGCGACATCTGTATCGACACGAGCATTAAGTCCTCGTACGGCCATCATCCTGGCTTCCGTTTTCAACCTTCTCGGAGCTCTTACGTACACCGGGGTAGCCAAGACGATCGGCGGCAAAATCACGGATCCATTCCAACTGCAAAACGGATTGCTCGTAGTTCTTGCAGCGCTTACCGCCGCTATTTTATGGAACCTGATCACCTGGTGGTTCGGGATCCCGAGTTCTTCCTCCCATGCCATTATCGGCGGGGTTGCCGGTGCTGCGGTAGGTGCTGCAGGATTTGGTTCGATCAACATGGAAGGCTTCATCGATATCGTAAAGGCTCTGATCATTTCTCCCATCGTTGCTTTTGTCATAGGTTTTATCGTCATCCGGATCGTGTCCCGCCTGGTTGCGAACACAGCCTATCATCGTACGAACCGCAGCTTCCGCGTTTTGCAAGTGCTTTCGGCCTCCTGGCAGTCCTTCAGCCACGGCGCGAACGACGCACAGAAAACCATGGGGGTCATCACCCTCGCGCTGTTGTCGGGTGGATTTTTGCATCAGGCTCCGGGCGAATTTACCATTCCACTCTGGGTCAAGCTGTCTGCAGCCCTCGCGATGGCACTGGGTACATCGGTAGGCGGATGGCGCATCATCAAGACCATGGGCGGAAAGATTATGAAAATCAAGCCGATCAGCGGTTTTTCGGCCGACCTTTCTTCCGCTTTGATCATCACCATTTTCACGATGTTGAAGCTGCCTGTCAGCACGACGCACGTCATCACTTCCTCGATCCTCGGGGTAGGGGCTTCCCAAAAGCTGAATGCCGTGAAATGGGGTCTGGCGGGCCGCATCGTCGTGACGTGGGTGATTACGCTCCCCGTTACGGCCTGTCTGGCTGCTGCCTGCTATGTCGTGTTTGATGTGTTTCTCTGA
- a CDS encoding DUF47 family protein — MFKSNKYIFFDLFEQQIANVHKGTHLFYEMIGNYQDLEAKVKAIKAVEKEGDEIVRRIMNELNSTFITPLEREDIHQLAHTMDSMIDYIDGVADRMYLYQVRQPDPRVLAQANILVKCSAKLIELIRTLRKLDHQVVAKIAREIKDLEHESDSNYRKMVSDLLNAPDANPIEAIKMKEIYDKLEDCADFAEDVSNLVEGIVLKNA; from the coding sequence ATGTTTAAATCAAACAAGTATATCTTCTTCGACCTGTTCGAACAGCAAATTGCTAACGTCCACAAGGGAACGCATCTCTTCTATGAAATGATAGGAAACTATCAGGACCTGGAAGCGAAAGTCAAGGCAATCAAGGCTGTTGAAAAAGAAGGGGATGAAATCGTTCGCCGCATCATGAACGAGTTGAACTCCACTTTTATCACTCCGCTTGAGCGCGAAGATATTCACCAATTGGCGCATACGATGGACTCGATGATCGATTACATCGACGGGGTTGCGGACCGCATGTATTTGTACCAGGTGCGTCAACCGGATCCACGCGTCCTCGCTCAAGCCAATATTTTGGTTAAATGTTCCGCGAAGCTGATCGAACTGATCCGTACCCTTCGCAAGCTGGACCATCAGGTGGTGGCCAAAATTGCGCGGGAGATCAAGGATTTGGAACACGAGTCAGATTCCAACTACCGCAAGATGGTTTCGGATCTCCTGAACGCTCCGGATGCCAATCCGATCGAAGCGATCAAGATGAAAGAGATTTACGACAAGCTCGAAGACTGTGCGGACTTTGCCGAAGACGTCTCCAATCTGGTAGAAGGGATCGTGTTAAAGAATGCCTGA